GGGTTAGATCATGAGACAGGGCCTCCGCGAACACTGCTATTTTTCTGAAAAGCTGATGAACAGACTGGCCGGTGCGTCTTGCCATCCGGTCACAGTAGTGGAGGCCCCCTCTGGTTTCGGCAAGACCACCGCGGTCAGGGAATTCCTGCGGAGAACCGGCGGCGACGCCCGCCAAAGCTGGTACACCTGTTTTGGAGAACAGCCTCGAAAGGCCTGGGAGAGGATCTGCCGCCTGTTCGACGGGGTAGACCTGGAGACGGCGGCGGAACTTAGAAGCTGCTATCCGCACTCCTTCGACGACATCGCCAGGCTGTCCGAGGTCGTGAAAAACTGCCGCTGCGAGGGAGAGACCTACCTTGTGGTGGACAACTTTCAGCTCTTCGACAACGAACTGTCGGGCCGACTGCCCCTCGCATTCGCCGATGCTTCCACGGAGAACCTGCACATGATATTCATCACTCAGCCGCTGCCGTCACCCGAGTTTACCGATCACGCCGATATCCTGAGGCTGGGCACGAGGGATTTCTTCTTCGACAGGGAGAGCACGGCCCGTCTCTGTCGCCTTAAGGGAGCCAGGATGTCCGAGCGCGAACTCGACAGGGTGCAGAGCGTTACGGAGGGCTGGGTATCGGCTATCCTGCTTCAAGCCTCCGTCCACAAGGAGACCGGCGCTCTGGCGGATGTGCGCGACATGGACTCGCTGGTCTCGACCGCCGTGTGGAACAGACTCGACGAATCGGAGAGAGATCTGCTTGCGTCTCTGACGCTGCTCGAATCCTTCACAATCGACCAGGCGACCCTCATAAGCGGTGAGCCCGAGCTTCACGAAGGGCTTCAGAGGCTGATAAGCGACGGATTTTTCATTCAGTATGTGTCGGACAAGGGCGTCTTCTCAATTCACGCAGTTTTAGGCGGCTACCTCGAA
The Synergistaceae bacterium genome window above contains:
- a CDS encoding helix-turn-helix transcriptional regulator, coding for MRQGLREHCYFSEKLMNRLAGASCHPVTVVEAPSGFGKTTAVREFLRRTGGDARQSWYTCFGEQPRKAWERICRLFDGVDLETAAELRSCYPHSFDDIARLSEVVKNCRCEGETYLVVDNFQLFDNELSGRLPLAFADASTENLHMIFITQPLPSPEFTDHADILRLGTRDFFFDRESTARLCRLKGARMSERELDRVQSVTEGWVSAILLQASVHKETGALADVRDMDSLVSTAVWNRLDESERDLLASLTLLESFTIDQATLISGEPELHEGLQRLISDGFFIQYVSDKGVFSIHAVLGGYLE